Proteins co-encoded in one Nicotiana sylvestris chromosome 7, ASM39365v2, whole genome shotgun sequence genomic window:
- the LOC104216848 gene encoding AT-hook motif nuclear-localized protein 7-like — translation MMEMEDKESTESGSLGVNSEYDSPPPPPHPQPPPVTAVAANGSLTSGSGSGVVPQQMLNMNTNMNMGMTTTEGVVGVVVGSGGGGVVGSGGEKKKRGRPRKYDAEGNLTPQYIKAAAAAAAAKAAVAAAAVTSPAAGGGGGGGVTPPSGFTITSPPSSAFSSSSSKRGRGRPSGSSGNLQLIASLGELFAHTAGGDFMPHVVTVHTGEDVAGKVYSFVQKGSRGICVLSANGAVSNVTIRQPGSSGGLLTYEGRFEILALTGSYTVSENGGMKSRSGGLSVSLAGPDGRVIGGGIAGSLIAASPIQMVVGSFMPNAFIKHNKRKHHQVEPRMAPVIHSSPDPVSMVRPVSHAPLVNNMTLTQAPQIPMQNHGEVDNSTSNKDMPNSTSTDTSDCNGSEPTFEQRPYPDINLSIPME, via the exons ATGATGGAAATGGAAGACAAAGAGAGTACAGAATCTGGTTCACTCGGTGTTAACTCAGAATATGACTCACCACCGCCACCACCACACCCCCAACCACCACCAGTAACAGCAGTAGCAGCCAATGGGAGTTTGACAAGTGGCAGTGGTAGTGGGGTTGTGCCACAACAAATGCTGAATATGAACACGAACATGAACATGGGTATGACAACAACTGAGGGGGTAGTAGGGGTGGTGGTGGGTAGTGGGGGTGGTGGGGTAGTGGGTAGTGGTGGGGAGAAAaagaagagagggaggccaagaaagTATGATGCAGAAGGGAACTTAACACCTCAATATATAAAAGCTGCTGCAGCAGCAGCTGCAGCTAAAGCAGCAGTGGCGGCGGCGGCAGTGACGTCACCTGCTgctggtggtggtggtggtggtggagtGACACCACCGTCAGGTTTTACTATAACGTCACCGCCTTCTTctgctttttcttcttcttcctctaaaAGAGGACGTGGCAGACCTTCTGGTTCTTCTGGTAACTTGCAATTAATTGCTTCTTTGG GTGAGCTGTTTGCACATACAGCTGGAGGGGATTTTATGCCACATGTGGTTACTGTGCATACTGGAGAG GATGTGGCTGGAAAGGTTTATTCTTTTGTGCAGAAGGGTTCAAGAGGGATCTGTGTTTTGTCTGCAAATGGGGCTGTTTCTAATGTTACAATTCGTCAGCCTGGTTCTTCTGGTGGTCTCTTGACATATGAG GGGCGCTTTGAGATCTTAGCGTTAACTGGATCTtacactgtttctgaaaatgGTGGCATGAAAAGTAGGTCTGGTGGATTAAGTGTTTCATTGGCTGGCCCAGATGGCCGTGTTATTGGTGGTGGTATTGCTGGTTCACTTATCGCTGCAAGCCCCATCCAA ATGGTGGTCGGAAGTTTCATGCCAAATGCTTTTATAAAACACAATAAAAGAAAGCATCACCAAGTCGAACCAAGAATGGCTCCCGTTATCCACAGCTCTCCGGACCCTGTTTCAATGGTAAGACCTGTATCACATGCACCACTTGTGAACAACATGACTCTAACTCAGGCACCTCAAATACCAATGCAAAACCACGGAGAGGTCGATAACAGCACGAGCAACAAAGATATGCCAAATTCCACATCTACCGACACTTCTGACTGTAATGGATCGGAACCAACTTTTGAGCAGAGACCATATCCTGATATTAACCTGTCTATACCTATGGAGTAG